From Solibacillus sp. FSL W7-1464:
CATAACGGGAGATGCGGTATTGAACTTTGCGAATCGTGTATCAGAGGCGACAAAACGTTACTTTGTCCAAACAACAGATGCATGGAAGCTTGAGCAAAAAGATACATTGGAGCAAGTTGCACGAGAAGCGGCAGCACCTGTTAAGCTTAAAATTAATGCCATGTCCGAAAAAGTGCATGCGCTTCAGCATATTCTGCAAATCGAGAAATTCCAGGCATTCAGCAACACATTAATGAAACAAGTTTCCAATGAAATTCGCGCGGAATCCAAGATTTATCTGGAAAATTGGAAGCGCGAACATGAGCAGGCATTGAAAGATATTCGTCCTTTTGATGAGTCGATGCTGCAGTTGAAAGATCAGGAAACAGAAATTGCTGCTGAACAAACGCAGGAAAAAGTGGGTTCAGGTTTAAATGTTGATAAAGTCACTGAAAAAGCACTGAAAACAGCGCATATTATTAAAGACGTTCAAGGATTCAAAGAAGTGTCCAGCTTCTTGACAAAAAAAGTGGAGCGTCTGCAAAAGCGCGACTTTACAATCGCCTTATTCGGTGCATTCAGTGCGGGTAAATCAAGCTTTTCAAATGCATTGATGGGTGAGCGCGTATTACCGGTATCACCAAATCCGACGACAGCAGCGATCAATAAAATTCGTCCTGTCACACCGGAACATCCACATGAAACAGCCGATGTTCATCTAAAAGATGAAGCACAGCTACTTGAAGATATTCAAGGTTCGTATGCAGCAATTGGCCTTCAAGTATCATCACTAAAAGAAGCATATGATCGTGCAGAAGAAGGTTTGGCTGTTCCATTAACAGATGAGCGCCTGAATGTTCATAAATCATTTATCCGTGCGTATTCGGAAGGTTATGAAACATTCGTGACAAAACTGGGAACGACTTTGCGCGTGAACCGTCATGATTTTGAAAAATACGTAGCGCAGGAAAACCGTTCTTGTTTTGTGGATAATATCGATTTTTACTTTGATTCACCACTTACGCGAATGGGTGTAACATTAGTAGACACACCGGGTGCCGACTCGATCAATGCACGCCATACAGGTGTAGCGTTCGATTACATTCGAAATGCCGATGCCATTCTTTTCATTACGTATTACAACCATGCATTTGCAAAAGCGGACCGTGAGTTCTTGATTCAGCTAGGACGTGTAAAAGATGCGTTTGAACTGGATAAAATGTTCTTCATCGTGAATGCGATTGACTTGGCTTCCACAATGGAGGAAGAGGAAGAAGTAAAAGGCTACGTTCGTTCAGAGCTTCAACGTTTCGGTATCCGTTTCCCAAGACTATACGGAGTATCGAGTTTACTGGCCTTAAAAGAAAAGCAAGATCAGCTTGAACATCAGTCAGGTATAGCACCTTTTGAAGAGGCGTTCCACCATTTCCTGAATGATGAACTGATGGGAATTGCGGTACAGGCATTGCAGGAGGAAGTAGATAAAACAGAAGCCCGACTGAATGATTTAATCATACAAACCGAAGAGAACCTGAAACGGAAAGATGAACGACTTGAAGAATTGGCTCATTTGGAGAAGCATGTACGCTCCAAGTTCCAGACAACTCAGACAGCCATGCTTGAAAGTGAAACAAAGCAAGAACTGGACGAATTGTTATACTATGTGCTGCAACGTGTGTACTACCGCTATCCGGACTTCTACCGTGAAAGCTATAATCCGTCCACGTTCGCGCAAATGCCTGCACAGCAAGCATTGCAAACAGCATTAAAAGAAGTGCTTCAGGCGTTAAGCTTTGACTTCGCTCAGGAATTGCGTGTAACGAATTTCCGCTTAGCGCAATTTGTTGAGAAGAAGATGAAGGAACTGTTTAAAGAAGAATCGCGTGAATTAAAAGAACTGAATCCAAGCTTCGCATTTTTAAGCTATGAATCGAAAGAGCCGGAAATTTTGGACTTTGCTGGACCATTTGCAGATTCAACACCATATGAAGGGGTAAAATCACACTTTAAAAATGTGAAAGCTTTCTTTGAAAAGAATGAAAAAGAACAATTGCGTGATGCGCTCGAGCAATTAACAAAGCCAAATGCACAAAACTATCTGGAAGCAGAAAAAGCCAAAGTGATGGATTGGGCAGCAAGCTATATTGCCATTGAGGCAGAAGGATTACGCCAGCATATGCTTGAACAGGCAGTCGAGCAGATTGAAACAGAACGTTTATTACTTCAAGAAGAAAGTCGCTTAGCTGTTTGGAAAGATATTTACGCGCAGCTTCAAGCGTAAGGAGGATCTTTTTAATGACGAATATTTTTGTGACCGCAAATCGAATGGAAAGAACAGGTCGTTTAATCGATACTAGATTTGATATGATCAATTTAGAGTCAGGCAGAAAGATGTATGAAGAGAGCCATATTGAAGGCGCGGTATACTGGGATTTAAATACCGATTTGTCGGATTTAACAAAAGAAGAGGGTAGACATCCGCTTCCTGAGAAGGCGCAGCTTCAGGCTTTGTTTGAAAAGTATGGTTTGAATTACAATGATGCCATCTATATTTATGATCAGGGCGCTGCAGCTTTTGCAACACGTGCCTGGTGGATACTGCACTATGCAGGCTTTAAGCATGCCTATGTCGTAAATGGCGGTTTTGAAGCATTGAAGGAAGCGGGATTCCCTGTGACGAAAGAAGTACCTGAATATAAGGAAAGTAAGCTTGATCTACATTGGAATGATGATATTTTAATAAAACGTCAGGATATTATGCATATTATCGAAGGTAAGCGAAAAGCGACATTAATTGATGCCCGTGCACCGGAGCGTTACCATGGTGAGAAGGAGCCGTTCGATAAAGTGGCAGGACATATTCCAACAGCCAAAAACTATGATTGGGAACAGTTGCGAAATGGCTCAGAACTGGTGATTACATCTTCTCTTCTCGAGCAAGTTCCAAAGGGGGAGGAAGTAGTAGTCTACTGCGGTTCTGGTGTAACTGCTACCCCTGTATATACTGTTTTAAAAGAAGCGGGCTATGAAAATATAAAAATCTATATGGCGGGTTATAGTGATTGGGTAAAACATCATTCTGTCGAAAAATAGGTTGGAACTGCTGAACAGGCCGTTATGTAAATTAATTTTGCATAACGGCTTTTTGTCATACAGAAACTTAGCAAGTGTATGGACCTGATTTCCAATATTTATAATTAAGTGGTATTGTAGAAAAATAACGGTCAAAGGAGTGAGAAACTTGTTATTTAAGAAAAAAACAGAACTGAGCGAAAAAAACGGAGTGAAAATGATCAATGGATCTGTCCAATTTCAAGCTGTTCACTTAAATGTTCATTGCTTTGAAGTGGACGGTATACTAATTGATACAGGTTCTGCCTCGCTTCTTAAGCAGTTCAAGCCTTTTTTTGAACAGATGGACGTTGATCAGATTATGTTGACCCATTATCATGAAGATCACTCCGGAGGCGCTCATTTTTTGCAGAAAACGTATAACTTGCCGATATTTATGCATCCGCACAACTTGGAAGAATGCAGTAGGAAGGCAAGTTATCCTTTATATCGCAAGCTGTTCTGGGGGGCAAGACTGCCTTTTCTTGCACAGCCTGTCGGAAATTCTTTTTCATCAAGAACAGCTAATTGGACAGTAATTGAAACACCTGGACATACTGAAGACCATGTAGCCTATTTGAATGAAGCGACAGGCCAACTCTTTACAGGAGATCTGTATGTAACACCGAAAACAAAGGTTGTCCTGCGTGAAGAAAGTATCCCTCACATTATCGGATCGCTGGAGAAAGTGTTAACATATGACTTCCTTGAAATATATTGTAATCATGCGGGATATATAGAAAATGGAAGAGATGCTTTAATGCGTAAACTAAATTACTTAAAAGAGCTAAGTTATAAAATAGAAGTGTTGAACGAAGAGGGTTTGACAACTGATGAAATTACAGAGCAGCTTTTCAATAAAAAATATCCGATTACAAAATTTTCTTTAGGTGAATGGGATGCGGCGCATATCGTATCTTCAGTCTTAAACAAGTAAATAATAGATA
This genomic window contains:
- a CDS encoding MBL fold metallo-hydrolase; this encodes MLFKKKTELSEKNGVKMINGSVQFQAVHLNVHCFEVDGILIDTGSASLLKQFKPFFEQMDVDQIMLTHYHEDHSGGAHFLQKTYNLPIFMHPHNLEECSRKASYPLYRKLFWGARLPFLAQPVGNSFSSRTANWTVIETPGHTEDHVAYLNEATGQLFTGDLYVTPKTKVVLREESIPHIIGSLEKVLTYDFLEIYCNHAGYIENGRDALMRKLNYLKELSYKIEVLNEEGLTTDEITEQLFNKKYPITKFSLGEWDAAHIVSSVLNK
- a CDS encoding dynamin family protein is translated as MTMFDEKIQGLLQQSALQYIIYKENEDTERIEKLHLFARKLLQKEFVIGFAGHFSAGKSSMINALSGENILATSPIPTSANIVKVHKSDEDFAILYLHNEKPVKFEAGYDIKQVKELSKNGELVSQIEIGHSTSSLPEGVTVMDTPGVDSTDDAHAMSTESALHIADMVFYTMDYNHVQSELNFQFTKQLMKYNPNVYLIVNQIDKHREAELSFEDFKQSVHNSFAAWGVYPKNIFFTSLREKELPDNDFDQVKKIVMDSMNDWQEQLISTAENTLTKLQHEHEAYLEEEKQDRFTTYAEIVTEDDWQHRDDILEQYEKLTRQTELFSFDVFDKQFDKKRKDLLANAAIMPADVRDKLRAYLESQQEDFKVGGLFTAKKKTAEEKSRRQEEAYASFNHVVQSQITGHMKALMKQALKDVGALNDERAASIDNKEFSFPFSIIEDQVQKSAVITGDAVLNFANRVSEATKRYFVQTTDAWKLEQKDTLEQVAREAAAPVKLKINAMSEKVHALQHILQIEKFQAFSNTLMKQVSNEIRAESKIYLENWKREHEQALKDIRPFDESMLQLKDQETEIAAEQTQEKVGSGLNVDKVTEKALKTAHIIKDVQGFKEVSSFLTKKVERLQKRDFTIALFGAFSAGKSSFSNALMGERVLPVSPNPTTAAINKIRPVTPEHPHETADVHLKDEAQLLEDIQGSYAAIGLQVSSLKEAYDRAEEGLAVPLTDERLNVHKSFIRAYSEGYETFVTKLGTTLRVNRHDFEKYVAQENRSCFVDNIDFYFDSPLTRMGVTLVDTPGADSINARHTGVAFDYIRNADAILFITYYNHAFAKADREFLIQLGRVKDAFELDKMFFIVNAIDLASTMEEEEEVKGYVRSELQRFGIRFPRLYGVSSLLALKEKQDQLEHQSGIAPFEEAFHHFLNDELMGIAVQALQEEVDKTEARLNDLIIQTEENLKRKDERLEELAHLEKHVRSKFQTTQTAMLESETKQELDELLYYVLQRVYYRYPDFYRESYNPSTFAQMPAQQALQTALKEVLQALSFDFAQELRVTNFRLAQFVEKKMKELFKEESRELKELNPSFAFLSYESKEPEILDFAGPFADSTPYEGVKSHFKNVKAFFEKNEKEQLRDALEQLTKPNAQNYLEAEKAKVMDWAASYIAIEAEGLRQHMLEQAVEQIETERLLLQEESRLAVWKDIYAQLQA
- a CDS encoding sulfurtransferase, producing the protein MTNIFVTANRMERTGRLIDTRFDMINLESGRKMYEESHIEGAVYWDLNTDLSDLTKEEGRHPLPEKAQLQALFEKYGLNYNDAIYIYDQGAAAFATRAWWILHYAGFKHAYVVNGGFEALKEAGFPVTKEVPEYKESKLDLHWNDDILIKRQDIMHIIEGKRKATLIDARAPERYHGEKEPFDKVAGHIPTAKNYDWEQLRNGSELVITSSLLEQVPKGEEVVVYCGSGVTATPVYTVLKEAGYENIKIYMAGYSDWVKHHSVEK